In Pseudomonadota bacterium, one genomic interval encodes:
- the eno gene encoding phosphopyruvate hydratase — protein MSSIIDVMAREVIDSRGNPTVEVDVHLDTGIFGRAAVPSGASTGVREAVELRDGDKGRYFGKGVLKAVEGVNSEICEAIIGLDSTDQSLIDQTLIALDGTETKSRLGANAILAVSLATAKAASLSVGLPLYRYLGGAGDAELPVPMMNVVNGGAHANNSLNIQEFMIIPLGFDTFCEALRCGIEIFHTLRQHVDAAGMPTTVGDEGGFAPNFCGNEEALDFILKAISTAGYEVGGQVALGLDCASSEFYKDGKYALKSEGLLLSSSEFCDYLATLVSKYPIISIEDGMSEDDWEGWGMLTKRLGSKVQLVGDDLFVTNTKILKRGIDESIANSILIKINQIGTLSETMAAIEMAKRARYTAVVSHRSGETEDTFIADLSVGSNAGQIKTGSLSRSDRLAKYNQLLRIEEELGDRAVYAGRGAFYNLS, from the coding sequence ATGAGTTCAATAATTGATGTAATGGCGAGAGAGGTCATCGACTCACGTGGTAATCCAACGGTCGAAGTTGATGTTCATTTAGATACGGGTATTTTTGGTAGGGCCGCAGTACCTTCCGGAGCCTCAACGGGAGTTAGAGAGGCTGTTGAACTTAGAGATGGAGACAAGGGTCGATATTTCGGTAAAGGAGTTTTGAAAGCGGTTGAGGGTGTTAACTCCGAGATTTGTGAGGCTATAATTGGTTTAGATTCGACAGACCAATCGTTAATTGATCAAACATTAATTGCGTTAGATGGCACTGAAACTAAATCGCGATTAGGTGCTAATGCAATTCTTGCTGTGTCGCTTGCAACTGCAAAAGCGGCTTCTTTGAGCGTAGGACTTCCCCTATACCGCTATTTGGGTGGAGCAGGTGATGCAGAGTTGCCAGTGCCAATGATGAATGTCGTCAATGGAGGTGCGCACGCGAATAATAGTCTCAATATCCAAGAGTTCATGATTATTCCTTTGGGGTTCGATACTTTTTGTGAAGCGCTAAGGTGTGGTATAGAGATTTTTCATACATTGCGCCAACACGTTGATGCTGCTGGCATGCCTACTACGGTTGGTGATGAGGGTGGCTTTGCTCCCAATTTTTGTGGAAATGAAGAAGCGCTTGATTTCATTCTCAAGGCGATAAGTACTGCGGGTTACGAGGTTGGGGGTCAGGTAGCACTTGGACTAGATTGTGCGAGCTCTGAATTTTATAAGGACGGAAAGTACGCCCTGAAATCTGAGGGGCTTCTATTGTCCTCTTCGGAATTCTGTGACTATCTTGCAACGTTGGTTAGCAAATATCCGATTATCTCGATTGAGGACGGAATGTCAGAAGATGATTGGGAAGGTTGGGGGATGCTAACCAAACGCTTAGGATCTAAGGTTCAGTTGGTTGGTGACGATTTGTTTGTGACCAACACAAAAATACTAAAACGTGGGATTGATGAATCTATTGCCAACTCTATTTTGATTAAAATCAACCAAATTGGCACGCTCAGCGAAACGATGGCAGCTATTGAGATGGCAAAACGGGCTCGCTATACTGCTGTAGTTTCTCATCGTTCTGGTGAAACTGAGGATACTTTTATCGCTGACTTATCTGTCGGCTCGAATGCTGGACAAATAAAAACGGGTTCGCTTTCTCGGTCTGATCGTTTAGCAAAATACAATCAGTTACTTAGAATAGAAGAGGAGCTTGGAGATCGAGCAGTCTATGCCGGGCGTGGGGCATTCTATAATTTAAGTTAA
- a CDS encoding OFA family MFS transporter yields the protein MFGFLARERTVAPPGFNRWMVPPAALCIHLCIGQAYALSVFNLPMTKLIGITESAPEDWLLTQLGWIFSIAIVFLGLSAAVFGRWVEEGGPRRAMFAAALCWSGGFLVSALGTHLHNIWLVYLGYGVLGGIGLGLGYISPVSTLIKWFPDRPGMATGMAIMGFGGGAFIASPLSVSLMEMFSSSTHVGVAETFVCLGLIYFVFMMAGAAFVRVPAQGWKPAGWEPPVQPKKLMTSANVHVNEAWKTPQFWCIWTVLCMNVTAGIGVLGQASAMSQEMFGVTAAVAGGIVGIMSLSNMLGRFFWASLSDWIGRKNTYFCFFILGIGLYSLVPQTGSLGSLALFVICTAVIMTMYGGGFATVPAYLKDMFGTKYVGAIHGRLLTAWSVAGILGPVLVNYIRQYQIDSGIPKAQAYNTTMYIISGLLVIGLIANSLIKAVDSRHHLAE from the coding sequence ATGTTTGGATTTTTAGCGCGGGAAAGAACTGTCGCACCTCCTGGGTTTAATCGCTGGATGGTACCGCCAGCAGCGCTCTGTATTCACCTTTGTATTGGTCAAGCCTATGCCTTGAGTGTATTCAACCTGCCGATGACTAAACTCATTGGAATTACAGAGTCGGCTCCAGAGGATTGGTTACTGACACAACTTGGTTGGATTTTCTCCATAGCTATTGTCTTCTTAGGTCTTTCAGCTGCCGTATTCGGACGCTGGGTTGAAGAGGGGGGGCCTCGTAGAGCAATGTTTGCTGCTGCGCTCTGTTGGTCTGGCGGGTTTTTAGTTTCGGCCCTAGGGACGCACCTACACAATATTTGGCTTGTATACCTTGGTTATGGTGTTTTGGGCGGTATCGGTTTGGGTCTGGGTTATATTTCTCCTGTATCGACGTTGATCAAATGGTTCCCTGATCGTCCAGGCATGGCGACAGGTATGGCGATTATGGGATTTGGTGGCGGTGCGTTCATTGCTTCTCCCTTGTCAGTATCTCTAATGGAAATGTTCAGTTCGAGCACGCACGTTGGTGTTGCTGAAACGTTTGTTTGTCTTGGGTTGATCTATTTTGTATTTATGATGGCGGGTGCTGCTTTCGTTCGCGTTCCTGCTCAGGGTTGGAAGCCAGCTGGCTGGGAGCCTCCGGTACAACCTAAGAAGTTAATGACTTCTGCTAACGTGCATGTTAATGAGGCTTGGAAGACCCCGCAATTCTGGTGTATTTGGACTGTTCTTTGCATGAATGTGACGGCGGGAATTGGTGTCCTTGGTCAGGCCTCTGCAATGAGCCAAGAAATGTTTGGGGTAACGGCTGCGGTAGCTGGAGGTATTGTTGGTATTATGAGTTTGTCGAATATGTTAGGTCGTTTTTTCTGGGCTTCATTGTCCGACTGGATCGGAAGAAAAAACACCTATTTTTGTTTTTTCATTTTAGGCATCGGCCTCTACTCATTAGTACCGCAAACCGGATCTCTAGGTAGTTTGGCGCTTTTTGTAATTTGCACAGCGGTCATCATGACGATGTACGGTGGTGGTTTTGCTACGGTGCCTGCGTATCTTAAGGATATGTTCGGAACGAAGTATGTTGGTGCAATTCACGGAAGGCTACTGACTGCTTGGTCAGTTGCAGGTATCTTAGGCCCAGTACTTGTGAATTATATTCGTCAATATCAAATAGACAGTGGTATTCCTAAGGCTCAGGCTTATAACACAACGATGTACATTATCTCTGGCTTATTGGTCATTGGATTGATCGCTAATTCGTTGATTAAAGCGGTAGATTCACGTCACCACTTAGCGGAATAA
- a CDS encoding formate dehydrogenase subunit gamma: MGNTDHKAVISAALEKHASTNGALLPILHEIQDVLGYIPTDAIDVIGKSINRSRAEVHGVVSFYHHFRTQKPGRHIIQVCRSEACQAVGSEKIIDKLKLSLGIDFHESTLDGQITLEPIYCLGHCACAPALMVNGEPRAKMTSDQVESLLNELRATNHDD, from the coding sequence TTGGGAAACACGGATCATAAGGCCGTAATTAGTGCGGCACTTGAAAAACATGCAAGTACCAATGGGGCCTTGTTGCCAATTCTGCATGAAATACAAGATGTGCTTGGTTATATACCTACGGATGCCATTGACGTTATTGGTAAGAGTATTAACCGGTCACGGGCGGAAGTGCATGGAGTAGTTTCCTTTTATCACCACTTCAGAACCCAGAAACCAGGTCGTCACATCATTCAAGTTTGCCGATCAGAAGCCTGTCAGGCAGTAGGTTCTGAGAAGATAATCGATAAGCTGAAGCTATCACTTGGCATCGATTTTCATGAATCTACCTTAGATGGTCAGATTACGCTCGAGCCGATTTATTGTTTAGGGCACTGTGCGTGTGCACCGGCTCTTATGGTCAATGGTGAGCCGAGGGCGAAAATGACATCAGATCAGGTTGAGAGTCTCCTTAATGAATTAAGGGCCACGAATCATGACGACTAA
- a CDS encoding LysR family transcriptional regulator → MSKIKLSPSWSLLNEANETLGAELFGLLNLIHRAGTLAEAAKQMGISYRHAWNIVKHWKNFFGSDLVNFTRGKGASLTDLGEKLLWAEQRVSARVGLQLDSLASEINREINRALTSAKTSLTIHATFGYAVAHLPGLFLKMAPDFQVDLRYISAAEALASLNRGDCDLAGFHLPTDGNGQTVIDSLAPLWTPNKHRFIHLVTRTQGLFVLPNNPLRISCIKDLVKKDVKFVNRQIGSGTRMLFDQLLTKDNVLSTDIKGYQSEEFTHAAVAAFVASGMADAGFGVQPAATQFGLDFIPLARENYMFACQSKAVHKKEILELIKLLKSEAFANYVLKLPGYSAPEAGKILTLKQALSQSNTKSH, encoded by the coding sequence ATGAGTAAAATCAAGCTGTCACCCTCCTGGTCCCTTTTGAACGAAGCTAATGAAACCTTAGGTGCAGAACTATTCGGGCTATTGAACTTGATTCACCGCGCTGGCACGCTGGCTGAGGCTGCTAAGCAAATGGGCATTTCTTACCGACATGCCTGGAATATAGTCAAGCACTGGAAAAACTTCTTTGGATCTGACCTTGTAAACTTCACTCGTGGCAAGGGAGCATCACTGACTGACCTTGGAGAAAAGCTTCTTTGGGCCGAACAAAGGGTTTCAGCGAGAGTTGGGTTACAGCTTGACTCCTTAGCCTCTGAAATCAATCGAGAAATTAACCGCGCACTGACATCAGCTAAAACCTCTCTGACCATTCATGCAACTTTTGGTTACGCCGTGGCCCATCTGCCAGGACTTTTCCTAAAAATGGCGCCTGATTTTCAGGTCGACCTGAGATACATTAGTGCAGCGGAAGCACTCGCCTCTCTTAATCGTGGCGATTGCGATCTTGCTGGATTCCATCTACCTACTGACGGAAATGGTCAAACCGTAATAGACAGTCTCGCCCCCCTATGGACTCCAAATAAGCATCGATTCATCCACCTAGTCACCCGTACACAAGGCCTCTTTGTCTTGCCTAATAATCCATTGCGTATTTCATGCATTAAGGATTTAGTAAAAAAAGACGTCAAATTTGTGAATAGACAAATTGGGTCAGGGACCCGAATGTTATTTGATCAACTTTTAACCAAAGATAACGTCCTTTCAACTGACATTAAAGGCTATCAATCCGAGGAATTTACGCACGCAGCAGTTGCGGCATTTGTTGCCTCCGGGATGGCGGACGCGGGCTTCGGCGTACAGCCGGCCGCAACCCAATTTGGCTTAGACTTCATCCCCTTAGCAAGAGAGAACTATATGTTTGCCTGCCAAAGCAAAGCAGTACACAAAAAAGAAATACTCGAATTAATCAAATTACTCAAGAGCGAGGCGTTTGCTAATTACGTGCTTAAGTTACCGGGATACTCTGCTCCTGAGGCTGGAAAAATTTTGACTTTAAAGCAAGCGCTATCGCAATCGAACACGAAATCCCACTGA
- the mobA gene encoding molybdenum cofactor guanylyltransferase: MPINGVTCIILAGGQGKRMGGSNKALIPFKNHTLIEHLIEVMRPQVDEIIISANQDLAYLKKLGYPVIEDKLKDQGPLIGIVSVADEIKTNTVVVTPCDVINIPIDYVEKLIANINTNESDITIAKTSNGIQYLNCALRVQTINDLKIKIALGTRKVSDWQSQLKTSYVEFNARDGRTPFMNLNQPRDFVNLTTL; this comes from the coding sequence ATGCCAATAAACGGGGTAACTTGTATCATCTTAGCTGGAGGGCAAGGTAAGCGAATGGGCGGTAGTAACAAGGCATTGATCCCATTCAAAAATCACACTCTAATTGAGCATTTAATAGAAGTCATGCGGCCTCAGGTTGACGAAATCATCATCAGCGCAAATCAAGATTTAGCGTACCTCAAAAAATTAGGTTATCCGGTCATAGAGGATAAGCTTAAGGATCAAGGACCTTTAATCGGCATTGTGTCTGTCGCCGATGAGATCAAAACTAATACGGTAGTAGTCACGCCCTGTGATGTAATCAACATCCCTATTGATTACGTAGAAAAACTAATCGCCAACATTAACACCAACGAATCAGACATCACGATTGCCAAAACCAGTAATGGCATACAATATTTAAACTGTGCACTAAGAGTACAAACGATTAATGATTTGAAAATAAAAATAGCACTGGGCACTCGAAAGGTTTCGGATTGGCAATCCCAGCTAAAGACTTCTTATGTTGAATTTAATGCTCGCGACGGGAGAACGCCTTTCATGAATCTAAATCAACCACGAGATTTTGTAAACTTAACTACTTTGTAA
- a CDS encoding CTP synthase — protein sequence MTKYIFVTGGVVSSLGKGIASASLAAILESRGIHLTMLKLDPYINVDPGTMSPFQHGEVYVTYDGAETDLDLGHYERFVDVRMGKRNNFTTGQIYEAVIRKERRGDYLGGTVQVIPHITDEIKNQIINGADGADVALVEIGGTVGDIESLPFLEAVRQMSLEFGRENTCFIHLTLVPYISSAGEIKTKPTQHSVKELRQIGIQPDVILCRSEREVPENERQKIALFTNVSVDAVISAVDVDSIYKIPSFLHAQNLDEIVLTKLQLKAPPANLIEWDNLIKRLEQPSKHVNIALVGKYVDLTESYKSLSEALIHAGIHCDAKINISYIDSEEIETQGVALLGGMNAILVPGGFGNRGVEGKIQAIKYARENKVPYLGICLGMQLAVIEFARNVIGWTGAHSTEFDSTTKYPVVGLIVEWMTAEGELEKRNIDSDLGGTMRLGEQKALLKSGSRVEQIYGASSVGERHRHRYEVNNQYLDKIQSHGLIVSATSENEGLCEVVELENHPWFLACQFHPEFTSTPRRGHPLFNGFVAAALNNVETK from the coding sequence ATGACTAAATATATTTTTGTTACTGGTGGTGTCGTATCATCTCTAGGTAAAGGCATTGCATCCGCGTCACTCGCGGCAATACTCGAATCTCGTGGTATTCACTTGACCATGCTAAAACTTGATCCTTATATCAATGTTGATCCTGGGACTATGAGTCCATTTCAGCATGGGGAGGTTTATGTTACTTACGATGGAGCCGAGACGGATTTAGATTTAGGCCATTACGAGCGCTTTGTGGATGTGCGGATGGGTAAGCGTAATAACTTTACCACTGGTCAAATTTATGAGGCCGTGATTCGTAAGGAGCGACGTGGGGACTACTTAGGGGGTACTGTTCAGGTTATTCCACACATCACAGATGAGATTAAAAATCAAATTATAAACGGTGCTGATGGTGCTGATGTCGCACTTGTGGAAATTGGCGGTACGGTTGGTGATATTGAATCGCTACCTTTTTTGGAAGCGGTCCGGCAAATGAGCCTTGAGTTTGGTCGAGAGAATACGTGTTTCATTCATTTGACACTAGTGCCTTATATTTCTTCGGCGGGTGAAATCAAGACTAAACCTACGCAACATTCGGTTAAAGAACTTCGCCAAATTGGTATTCAGCCAGACGTTATTCTATGTCGTTCTGAGCGAGAAGTACCGGAAAATGAGAGACAAAAAATTGCGCTGTTTACAAACGTGTCGGTAGACGCAGTTATATCAGCAGTTGATGTGGACAGTATTTATAAAATCCCCTCATTTCTACACGCACAAAATTTGGATGAGATTGTCCTAACGAAGCTGCAACTTAAAGCACCTCCGGCAAATTTGATTGAGTGGGATAATTTAATTAAACGACTTGAGCAGCCATCAAAGCACGTAAATATAGCGCTTGTTGGAAAATATGTTGATCTTACTGAATCGTATAAATCATTGTCTGAGGCGTTGATTCATGCCGGTATTCACTGTGATGCAAAGATCAATATTTCTTATATTGATTCGGAAGAGATAGAAACCCAAGGGGTTGCTCTCCTGGGCGGAATGAATGCGATTTTGGTTCCTGGCGGATTTGGTAATCGTGGTGTTGAGGGGAAAATTCAAGCAATCAAGTATGCTCGAGAGAATAAGGTTCCCTATTTGGGTATTTGTTTGGGTATGCAGTTGGCTGTCATAGAGTTTGCTCGAAATGTTATTGGGTGGACAGGGGCACATAGTACTGAGTTTGATAGCACAACAAAATATCCCGTTGTAGGTCTTATTGTGGAATGGATGACCGCTGAGGGCGAATTGGAAAAACGAAATATTGATTCTGATCTTGGGGGAACAATGAGGCTCGGGGAACAGAAAGCGTTGCTTAAGTCGGGATCTAGAGTTGAGCAGATTTACGGTGCTTCATCCGTTGGCGAACGTCACCGTCATCGTTATGAGGTTAATAATCAATATCTCGATAAAATTCAGTCGCATGGCTTGATTGTTTCTGCGACATCTGAAAACGAAGGATTGTGTGAAGTGGTTGAATTAGAGAATCATCCCTGGTTTTTAGCTTGTCAATTTCATCCTGAGTTCACGTCTACTCCTAGGAGGGGGCATCCTCTGTTTAATGGGTTTGTGGCGGCAGCTCTAAATAATGTAGAGACTAAGTGA
- a CDS encoding septum formation initiator family protein: MKIVIIALGVLILLLQYPLWIGKGGWRDVLDYRQVLNEQVEHNEAGRSGNSQIAAEIADLKTGLDENAESARSDLGMIKEGEVFFKTLDSPASDESN, encoded by the coding sequence ATGAAAATTGTAATCATTGCTTTAGGTGTTCTAATACTTTTACTCCAGTATCCACTTTGGATCGGAAAAGGTGGCTGGCGTGATGTTTTGGATTATCGCCAGGTACTAAATGAGCAAGTTGAACATAATGAAGCAGGTCGATCTGGCAATTCTCAAATCGCGGCTGAAATCGCAGACCTTAAGACGGGGTTAGACGAGAATGCGGAGAGCGCCCGATCTGATCTAGGAATGATAAAAGAGGGCGAGGTATTTTTTAAAACACTGGATAGTCCGGCTAGCGATGAGTCGAATTAA
- the kdsA gene encoding 3-deoxy-8-phosphooctulonate synthase, which yields MKIAGFSVGLDAPLFLIAGPCVIESEKMTLDIAQALKDIGQALSIPIIFKASYDKANRSSNDSYRGIGLERGLDVLSLVKSQVGLPVLTDIHSIDEIEKVAAVVDVLQTPAFLCRQTDFIRSVASTGLPVNIKKGQFLSPNEMKEVVKKAKDASGQDNILVCERGSSFGYNNLVADMRSLAIMRNTDCPVVFDATHSVQLPGAKGHASGGQREFVPVLARAAVAAGVSGIFMETHPNPEKALSDGPNAWPLNRMEKLLKHLKKIDDLVKSSTFDEMDKSLLNI from the coding sequence GTGAAGATAGCTGGATTTTCCGTAGGCCTTGATGCCCCGCTCTTTTTAATTGCAGGGCCATGTGTGATTGAATCCGAAAAGATGACGCTTGATATCGCGCAGGCGCTCAAAGATATTGGCCAAGCTCTATCAATACCAATTATCTTCAAAGCGTCTTATGATAAGGCGAATCGGTCATCCAATGATTCTTATCGTGGTATCGGGCTTGAGCGTGGCTTGGACGTGCTCTCATTAGTAAAATCGCAAGTTGGATTACCGGTATTGACGGATATCCATTCAATTGATGAGATCGAAAAGGTGGCTGCAGTCGTTGATGTGTTGCAAACGCCCGCATTTTTGTGTCGACAAACTGACTTTATCCGGTCGGTTGCTTCAACAGGTCTGCCGGTTAATATCAAAAAAGGCCAATTTTTGTCTCCGAATGAGATGAAGGAAGTTGTCAAAAAAGCAAAGGACGCGAGTGGTCAAGACAACATTCTTGTGTGTGAGCGTGGTTCGAGTTTTGGTTATAACAATTTGGTCGCAGATATGCGCTCTCTAGCGATTATGCGTAATACCGATTGCCCTGTTGTGTTTGATGCAACTCACTCAGTTCAATTGCCGGGTGCGAAGGGACATGCAAGTGGTGGGCAAAGAGAATTTGTCCCAGTTCTTGCTCGAGCTGCTGTAGCTGCGGGTGTCAGTGGAATTTTTATGGAGACGCATCCAAATCCAGAAAAGGCATTATCAGACGGCCCAAATGCATGGCCATTAAATCGAATGGAAAAATTACTCAAACACCTGAAGAAAATTGATGATCTTGTAAAATCTAGCACATTTGATGAAATGGATAAGAGCCTTCTAAATATTTAA
- the ppsA gene encoding phosphoenolpyruvate synthase has translation MSITDKNNPPYVVPFQSLRNTDVEEVGGKNASLGEMINQLASVGVSVPGGFATTAKAFRDFLDESGLTQKINAELSSLDIEDLSALKTAGAKIRKWIVDSPLTPRLQSEIDAAYTELMATQGSGVSFAVRSSATAEDLPDASFAGQQESYLNIRGLDNVLEAIKHVFASLYNDRAISYRVHKGFEHSNVALSAGVQRMVRSDTGSSGVMFTLDTESGFDKVVFITSAYGLGETVVQGQVNPDEFYVYKPGIERGMPAILRRNLGSKALRMEFSENQAAGKSTRIIPVSEEAAGKFSITDEEIHELAVQAIKIEKHYGRPMDIEWGKDGEDGKIYILQARPETVRAQEGDTTTQERFKLNKRGEVLVEGRAIGSKIGSGVVRLVKDASEMHRVLEGDVLVTDMTDPDWEPVMKKTSAIVTNRGGRTCHAAIIARELGIPAVVGTATATQVLFEGDHVTVSCAEGDSGFVYQGILDVEILKIQLDKLPEIPVKISLNVGNPELAFDFQRLPNAGIGLARLEFIIARMIGIHPKAAIEFDKLPEDIQELISLRSSGYANPIGFYVEKLKEGISTLGAAFFPKPVIVRLSDFKSNEYSSLIGGQLYEPNEENPMLGFRGASRYISDSFRDCFELECRALKTVRDVMGLTNIEMMIPFVRTVDEAKQVIDIIASYGLKRGENGLRIIMMCELPTNALLAEEFLEFFDGFSIGSNDMTQLTLGLDRDSGIVAGQFDERDPAVKRLIHMAIDSCLRKGKYVGICGQGPSDYPDFAEWLVGEGITAISLNPDTVVDTWMYLGKHLSNKKER, from the coding sequence ATGAGCATAACAGATAAAAATAATCCTCCCTACGTGGTCCCATTTCAATCATTACGTAATACCGATGTTGAGGAGGTGGGAGGTAAAAATGCCTCTTTAGGCGAGATGATCAATCAACTAGCAAGTGTAGGGGTTTCCGTTCCCGGAGGGTTCGCGACGACCGCTAAGGCGTTTAGAGATTTTCTCGATGAATCAGGCTTAACTCAGAAGATTAACGCTGAGCTATCCTCTTTAGATATTGAGGATTTGAGTGCGTTAAAAACGGCTGGCGCAAAAATTAGAAAGTGGATTGTAGACTCTCCATTGACTCCGCGACTCCAATCTGAGATTGATGCAGCCTATACGGAGTTAATGGCGACGCAGGGAAGTGGAGTTTCTTTTGCGGTACGGTCTTCAGCGACAGCTGAAGACTTGCCTGATGCCTCATTCGCTGGTCAGCAAGAGAGCTACTTAAATATCCGTGGCCTTGATAACGTGCTTGAGGCGATTAAACACGTGTTTGCTTCCTTATATAACGACCGAGCGATCTCCTATCGAGTGCATAAAGGTTTCGAGCATTCGAATGTGGCCTTGTCGGCTGGTGTGCAGCGTATGGTCCGATCGGATACCGGATCCAGTGGGGTTATGTTTACGCTAGATACTGAGTCGGGCTTTGATAAGGTGGTGTTTATTACCTCTGCTTATGGATTGGGTGAGACTGTTGTGCAAGGGCAGGTCAATCCTGATGAGTTTTATGTTTATAAGCCAGGGATAGAGCGTGGGATGCCTGCCATTTTACGCAGAAATTTAGGCAGTAAAGCCCTGCGTATGGAATTTTCTGAGAATCAGGCCGCGGGAAAGTCGACCCGAATAATTCCTGTTTCCGAAGAAGCAGCAGGTAAGTTTTCAATAACCGATGAAGAGATTCACGAGCTTGCGGTACAGGCTATCAAAATCGAGAAGCACTATGGCCGGCCAATGGATATCGAGTGGGGTAAGGATGGTGAAGATGGAAAGATATATATCCTTCAGGCGCGACCAGAGACTGTAAGAGCGCAGGAGGGTGACACTACAACGCAAGAGCGATTCAAGTTAAATAAGCGAGGGGAGGTGTTGGTTGAGGGTCGAGCTATTGGATCTAAAATTGGCTCTGGGGTTGTTCGGCTTGTGAAAGATGCGAGTGAGATGCATCGAGTGCTTGAGGGTGATGTGTTGGTTACTGATATGACGGATCCTGACTGGGAGCCTGTCATGAAAAAAACTTCTGCAATCGTTACAAATCGGGGCGGCAGAACTTGTCACGCTGCGATTATCGCGAGAGAGCTAGGTATTCCTGCAGTTGTAGGAACGGCAACTGCAACGCAAGTGCTATTCGAAGGTGATCACGTGACCGTTTCTTGTGCCGAGGGAGACTCCGGATTTGTCTATCAAGGGATTTTAGATGTTGAAATTTTAAAAATTCAATTGGACAAATTGCCAGAGATCCCGGTTAAGATTTCATTGAACGTTGGAAATCCAGAGTTGGCGTTTGATTTTCAGCGCCTTCCTAACGCAGGCATTGGGCTGGCGCGACTCGAGTTCATTATTGCTCGGATGATCGGAATTCACCCTAAGGCTGCGATTGAGTTTGACAAGCTTCCGGAGGACATCCAGGAACTGATATCTCTTAGATCGTCAGGTTATGCGAATCCTATTGGCTTTTACGTTGAGAAGCTTAAGGAGGGCATTTCGACGTTAGGTGCTGCTTTCTTTCCCAAGCCCGTAATCGTGCGCTTATCCGACTTTAAATCAAACGAGTACTCTAGCCTGATAGGCGGTCAACTTTATGAGCCCAATGAGGAAAATCCTATGCTGGGATTTAGGGGGGCTTCTCGTTATATATCGGACAGCTTCCGAGACTGCTTTGAACTAGAATGTCGGGCATTAAAAACCGTACGAGATGTTATGGGGTTGACGAACATAGAAATGATGATTCCCTTTGTCCGAACTGTTGATGAAGCTAAACAGGTCATAGATATAATTGCCTCCTATGGTTTAAAGCGTGGAGAGAATGGACTGCGTATCATCATGATGTGCGAATTGCCTACTAACGCATTGCTTGCAGAAGAATTTCTAGAGTTTTTTGATGGGTTCTCGATTGGCTCGAACGATATGACGCAACTTACGTTAGGTCTAGATCGAGACTCGGGCATCGTTGCCGGTCAATTTGATGAGCGAGATCCTGCGGTTAAAAGATTAATTCATATGGCCATTGATTCTTGTCTTAGAAAAGGTAAGTACGTGGGCATCTGTGGCCAAGGCCCATCTGACTACCCGGATTTTGCGGAGTGGTTAGTTGGGGAAGGTATTACTGCGATATCGTTAAATCCAGACACAGTTGTCGATACTTGGATGTACCTTGGTAAACACCTGTCAAATAAAAAGGAGAGGTAA